Proteins encoded by one window of Leishmania major strain Friedlin complete genome, chromosome 9:
- a CDS encoding putative ubiqitin hydrolase, whose protein sequence is MHLRVLPRCRRTTTSYLLLIMSATAASSRRKQHYESLKEESMIPFEMELDEAIELPFDVNAVAPTDVALSAPFGGKKIPMRAARAASESRVAWSNGSTASVGFAVCGNGKELPSTAATADGVASPIATPANAAPTTYSAAAPSRMLTWKDTSASQRRAEAQASRQDDFHPMVLCPLQNLGNTCYFNAGVQLLVNCPALVYAVRNSPFARWTRSNGPLTAQAVPMPRAEAAPAATKLCLKGGAAIHTLFQEFSILLARMEMGCAAGERAISPICALDSLAQAYPQFEGRSQQDAAEMMTSLLASLEEEGGQYVEVAQLLQSFEDAAALRQGVTPLASSPRASDPVTRALKGATSPLLEAETAPSASPHRRNYSEPCNIEEYSQSSLLSSTSEDTFLPGPRSAHFFNVLRLMERVNRENELLERRVKQRQGIAYTNSFKPPRLHFNPLLDGFRGYTLSEVECHNCRAVSRVVSPFNGLLLDVPTAKQRRRYALAHPNVPRRVDFDGQLRQVKKPFRLTWWNPLSLCVAAWRQLKQFFQDPFPYPLWLDECLDIHFEPEVLRGCSRYRCESCDTTTDATKSETLLALPEYLLIYMKRFEAGRFFNSKKSDSVFFPTSWRPLTTTQARQSPINTDDAPPALPEYLDLRHYLHSSVAPFAEPIPPCLWGTDNEPHQQHHVSRDDASTPTSSIATTYTLDGIVNHHGGYDGGHYTVFLYKATEERQAWVYISDDEVEQAEEVVATDTEYVLLYRRQPLVQAAPESDEAEQLRRKACYYLSQSSPSCPAPNAAAATTDGPKASKPHSSCPFSSSSAGGVASTPPHAATAATEPWVYISRMWLQRVAFMHEPGPIVNRLCYCRPEDRGRVSMYQSIFPATVKVPAEVPHVHGPPVSWFYAPITQRDYDIFYNAFGGNLAVTASEYESLRAMQDKFCAAIDLAERQRGSAARPAPRH, encoded by the coding sequence ATGCACTTGCGCGTGCTGCCACGGTGTCGCCGAACCACCACATCTTACCTGCTGCTCATCATgtccgccacggcagcgtcgtcgcggcGGAAGCAGCACTACGAGTCGCTCAAGGAGGAGTCGATGATCCCGTTCGAGATGGAGCTCGACGAGGCGATCGAGCTGCCGTTCGACGTGAACGCCGTCGCACCTACAGACGTGGCGCTGAGCGCGCCGTTTGGGGGTAAAAAAATCCCAATGCGTGCTGCAAGGGCCGCTTCAGAGAGCAGGGTTGCATGGAGTaacggcagcaccgccagcgtcgGATTCGCCGTGTGCGGCAATGGAAAGGAGCTCccgagcaccgccgcaaccgccgacggcgtcgcctcTCCCATCGCCACGCCAGCCAATGCAGCTCCCACAACCtactcggcggcggcgccgtcacgcaTGTTGACGTGGAAGGACACCAGCGCATCTCAGCGGCGTGCCGAGGCGCAGGCGAGTCGCCAAGACGACTTCCACCCCATGGTCCTGTGCCCGCTGCAGAACCTGGGCAACACGTGCTACTTCAACGcgggtgtgcagctgctcgtgaaCTGCCCCGCCCTCGTCTATGCAGTGCGCAATTCGCCGTTTGCGCGGTGGACGCGGAGCAACGGCCCCCTCACCGCCCAGGCCGTACCGATGCCGCGGGCTGaagcggcaccggcagcgacgaagcTGTGCCTGAAAGGGGGTGCCGCCATCCACACACTCTTCCAGGAGTTCTCCATCCTGCTCGCCCGCATGGAAATGGGATGTGCAGCCGGTGAGAGGGCGATCTCGCCAATTTGTGCGCTCGACTCCCTCGCGCAGGCGTATCCGCAGTTCGAGGGTCGAAGCCAGCAAGATGCAGCAGAGATGatgacgtcgctgctggccagcttggaggaggagggcggtcAGTATGTGGAAGTGGCACAGCTGCTACAGTCGTTTGAagatgccgcggcgctgcggcagggcGTGACTCCCTTGGCCTCCTCTCCCCGGGCGTCGGATCCAGTGACGCGAGCTCTCAAGGGTGCCACCTCGCCTCTCTTGGAAGCCGAGACCGCGCCCTCCGCATCGCCGCATCGGCGCAATTACAGCGAGCCCTGCAACATCGAGGAGTACTCCCAATCAtcgctgctctcctccactAGTGAGGACACCTTCCTGCCGGGTccgcgcagcgcgcactTCTTCAACGTACTGCGGCTGATGGAACGGGTCAATCGCGAGAACGAACTACTTGAGCGGCGTGtgaagcagcggcaaggcATTGCCTACACTAACTCCTTCAAGCCCCCACGGCTACACTTCAAcccgctgctggacggctTCCGCGGGTATACGTTGTCGGAGGTGGAGTGCCACAACTGCCGCGCGGTATCGCGCGTAGTGAGCCCCTTTAATGGGTTGTTGCTGGATGTGCcgacggcgaagcagcgccggcgctaCGCGTTGGCGCACCCGAATGTGCCGCGCCGCGTCGACTTCGAtgggcagctgcggcaggtgAAGAAGCCGTTTCGGCTGACCTGGTGGaaccccctctccctctgcgtgGCAGCGTGGAGGCAGCTGAAGCAGTTCTTCCAGGACCCGTTCCCGTACCCGCTCTGGCTGGACGAGTGCCTCGACATTCACTTCGAgccggaggtgctgcgcgggTGTAGCAGGTACCGTTGCGAGTCCTgcgacaccaccaccgacgccACGAAGTCGGAGACGCTTCTTGCTCTGCCCGAGTACCTGCTCATCTACATGAAGCGCTTCGAGGCCGGCCGCTTCTTCAACAGCAAGAAGTCGGACTCAGTCTTCTTTCCCACCTCGTGGCGGCCGCTCACGACGACGCAGGCGAGGCAGTCGCCTATCAACACGGACGacgcgccgccagcgctgccggaATATCTCGACCTGCGGCACTAcctgcacagcagcgtcgcaccGTTCGCAGAGCCGATCCCGCCCTGTCTGTGGGGTACTGACAACGAGCCCCACCAGCAGCATCATGTGAGCAGGGACGATGCCAGCACCCCCACCAGCTCCATCGCAACCACCTACACGCTAGACGGCATTGTCAACCACCACGGCGGCTACGACGGCGGCCATTACACAGTCTTCCTCTACAAGGCGAcggaggagcggcaggcgTGGGTGTACATCAGTGACGATGAGGTGGAGCAAGCGGAGGAAGTAGTGGCGACGGATACCGAGTACGTCCTGCTGTATCGCCGCCAACCCCTCGTGCAGGCTGCACCAGAGTCGGACgaggcagagcagctgcgccgaaAGGCGTGCTACTACCTCTCTCAGTCATCCCCCTCCTGCCCTGCCCccaacgccgcggcggcgacgaccgACGGCCCTAAAGCCAGCAAGCCTCATAGCAGTTGCCCCTTCTCGTCCTCTTCGGCAGGCGGCGTGGCTAGTACGCCACCTCACGCGGCAACCGCGGCGACCGAGCCGTGGGTATACATCTCGCGCATGTGGCTTCAGCGCGTCGCCTTCATGCACGAGCCGGGCCCGATTGTGAATCGGCTGTGTTACTGCCGTCCAGAGGATCGGGGGCGGGTGAGCATGTATCAGAGCATCTTTCCAGCCACAGTGAAAGTGCCAGCGGAGGTGCCCCACGTCCACGGCCCGCCGGTGAGCTGGTTCTACGCGCCCATCACACAGAGGGACTACGACATTTTTTACAACGCGTTTGGTGGCAACTTAGCCGTGACGGCCAGCGAGTACGAGTCACTGCGCGCAATGCAGGACAAGTTCTGCGCTGCCATTGATTTAGCggaacggcagcgagggagcgCAGCTCGCCCTGCTCCCCGGCACTGA